One genomic region from Streptomyces sp. NBC_00582 encodes:
- the nth gene encoding endonuclease III: MTKKASGVKQTVTGKPESRTALVRRARRINRELAEVYPYAHPELDFENPFQLLVATVLSAQTTDLRVNQTTPGLFAKYPTPEDLAAADPEEVEEILRPCGFFRAKTRSVIGLSKGLVEEFDGEVPGRLEDLVKLPGVGRKTAFVVLGNAFGRPGITVDTHFQRLVRRWRWTEETDADKIEAAIGTLFPKSDWTDLSHHVIWHGRRICHARKPACGACPIAPLCPAYGEGETDPEKARKLLKYEKGGFPGQRLNPPQAYLDAGGRPAPPLGAG, from the coding sequence GTGACGAAAAAGGCTTCTGGTGTCAAACAGACGGTAACGGGGAAACCCGAGTCGCGCACCGCGCTCGTCCGCCGCGCCCGCCGTATCAACCGCGAGCTCGCCGAGGTCTACCCCTACGCCCACCCCGAGCTGGACTTCGAGAACCCCTTCCAGCTCCTGGTCGCCACGGTCCTGTCCGCGCAGACCACCGACCTCAGGGTCAACCAGACGACCCCCGGTCTCTTCGCCAAGTACCCCACGCCCGAGGACCTGGCCGCGGCGGACCCCGAGGAGGTGGAGGAGATCCTCCGCCCCTGTGGGTTCTTCCGCGCCAAGACGCGCTCGGTCATAGGGCTCTCCAAGGGCCTGGTGGAGGAGTTCGACGGTGAGGTCCCCGGCCGTCTGGAGGACCTGGTCAAGCTGCCCGGCGTGGGCCGCAAGACCGCCTTCGTCGTCCTGGGCAACGCCTTCGGGCGCCCCGGCATCACCGTGGACACCCACTTCCAGCGGCTCGTACGGCGCTGGCGGTGGACCGAGGAGACCGACGCCGACAAGATCGAGGCGGCGATCGGCACGCTCTTCCCCAAGAGCGACTGGACGGACCTCTCCCACCACGTCATCTGGCACGGCCGCCGGATCTGCCACGCCCGCAAGCCCGCCTGCGGCGCCTGCCCCATCGCCCCGCTCTGCCCGGCGTACGGGGAGGGCGAGACCGACCCCGAGAAGGCCAGGAAGCTCCTGAAGTACGAGAAGGGCGGCTTCCCCGGCCAGCGGCTGAACCCGCCGCAGGCCTACCTCGACGCGGGCGGGCGGCCGGCCCCGCCGCTGGGGGCCGGATGA
- a CDS encoding Crp/Fnr family transcriptional regulator: MDDVLRRNPLFAALDDEQAAELRASMSEVTLARGDSLFHEGDPGDRLYVVTEGKVKLHRTSPDGRENMLAVVGPGELIGELSLFDPGPRTATATALTEVKLLGLGHGDLQPWLNARPEVAAALLRAVARRLRKTNDAMSDLVFSDVPGRVARALLDLSRRFGVQSEEGIHVVHDLTQEELAQLVGASRETVNKALADFAQRGWLRLEARAVILLDVERLAKRSR, translated from the coding sequence GTGGACGACGTTCTGCGGCGCAACCCGCTCTTCGCGGCTCTCGACGACGAGCAGGCCGCGGAGCTGCGCGCCTCCATGAGTGAGGTGACGCTCGCCCGTGGTGACTCCCTCTTCCACGAGGGCGATCCGGGCGACCGGCTCTACGTCGTCACCGAGGGCAAGGTCAAGCTCCACCGCACGTCCCCCGACGGCCGCGAGAACATGCTGGCCGTGGTGGGCCCCGGTGAGCTGATCGGCGAGCTGTCGCTGTTCGACCCGGGCCCGCGGACGGCGACGGCGACCGCCCTCACCGAGGTCAAGCTCCTCGGCCTCGGTCACGGCGACCTCCAGCCCTGGCTGAACGCCCGCCCCGAGGTGGCCGCCGCGCTCCTGCGCGCCGTCGCCCGGCGTCTGCGCAAGACCAACGACGCCATGTCCGACCTGGTCTTCTCGGACGTCCCGGGCCGCGTCGCGCGCGCCCTGCTGGACCTCTCCCGCCGCTTCGGCGTGCAGTCCGAGGAGGGCATCCACGTCGTCCACGACCTCACGCAGGAGGAGCTGGCCCAGCTCGTCGGCGCCTCGCGCGAGACGGTCAACAAGGCGCTCGCCGACTTCGCCCAGCGCGGGTGGCTGCGGCTGGAGGCGCGGGCGGTCATCCTGCTGGACGTGGAGCGGCTCGCCAAGCGGTCGCGGTAA
- a CDS encoding nucleotidyltransferase domain-containing protein — translation MAETVPRRGLDPQGYIAREGSLARVPHDFRPVVATARDGILDLFGARLHSAYLYGSIPRGTARVGRSDLDLLVVLYDEPAEADRSGGRALLEALDTRFPQTDGGGVLLSDRTRVLSDLERYDLGFFVACLCTPLLGEDLAEYLPRYRPDSLLARETNGDLALVLPRWRARIAETAHTEEALRPLVRLMSRRLVRTAFTLVMPRWNGWTSDLHEMAEAFAGFYPDRAGQVRGAAVLGYEPTGDAAVLTSYVDDLGPWLADEYARVHGIKAPRPEDTPPVTGTAPR, via the coding sequence ATGGCTGAAACGGTTCCCCGTCGGGGGCTCGACCCCCAGGGATACATCGCCCGCGAAGGCTCCCTCGCGCGCGTGCCGCACGATTTCCGGCCGGTCGTCGCGACCGCCCGGGACGGCATCCTGGATCTCTTCGGCGCGCGGCTGCACAGCGCGTACCTCTACGGGTCGATCCCCCGCGGCACCGCGCGCGTGGGGCGCAGCGATCTGGACCTGCTGGTCGTCCTGTACGACGAGCCGGCCGAGGCGGACCGGTCCGGCGGGCGGGCCCTGCTCGAGGCCCTCGACACGAGGTTCCCGCAGACCGACGGCGGCGGCGTGCTGCTCTCCGACCGCACCCGGGTGCTGAGCGACCTGGAGCGGTACGACCTGGGTTTCTTCGTCGCCTGTCTGTGCACCCCGCTGCTCGGGGAGGACCTCGCCGAGTACCTGCCCCGCTACCGCCCCGACTCGCTCCTCGCGCGCGAGACGAACGGCGACCTCGCCCTGGTGCTGCCCCGCTGGCGTGCGCGGATCGCGGAGACGGCCCACACGGAGGAGGCGCTTCGGCCCCTCGTCCGGCTCATGTCACGCCGCCTGGTGCGCACCGCGTTCACCCTGGTCATGCCGCGCTGGAACGGCTGGACCAGCGATCTTCACGAGATGGCCGAGGCGTTCGCCGGCTTCTACCCCGACCGGGCCGGGCAGGTCCGCGGGGCCGCGGTCCTCGGCTACGAGCCGACGGGCGACGCGGCCGTCCTCACCTCGTACGTCGACGACCTCGGGCCGTGGCTCGCGGACGAGTACGCGCGCGTGCACGGCATCAAGGCCCCCCGGCCCGAGGACACCCCACCGGTTACGGGAACGGCACCTAGATGA
- a CDS encoding ArsA-related P-loop ATPase — MSTGHVADTAPRCPQPPDWLAHGLVTLEDVSRLQVVSGKGGTGKTTVAAALALALATAGKRTLLVEVEGRQGIAQLFETEALPYEERKIAVAPGGGEVYALAIDPELALLDYLQMFYKLGGAGRALKKLGAIDFATTIAPGLRDVLLTGKACEAVRRKDRSGRFVYDYVVMDAPPTGRVTRFLNVNDEVAGLAKIGPIHNQAQAVMRVLKSPETAVHLVTLLEEMPVQETADGIAELRAAKLPVGRVVVNMVRPEVLDADGLELVRTVTRSSIARSLSAAGLGGARRGGHAERLVDPLLQQAEEYAERHALEQEQRAVLGQLGLPLHELPLLAEGMDLAGLYQLATELREQQIA, encoded by the coding sequence TTGTCCACAGGCCATGTGGCCGATACCGCTCCCCGTTGTCCACAGCCTCCCGATTGGCTCGCGCACGGACTGGTTACGCTCGAAGACGTGAGCAGGCTCCAGGTCGTCAGCGGCAAGGGCGGGACCGGCAAGACCACGGTCGCCGCCGCCCTCGCGCTGGCCCTCGCCACGGCAGGGAAGCGGACGCTTCTCGTCGAGGTGGAGGGCCGGCAGGGCATCGCGCAGCTCTTCGAGACGGAGGCGTTGCCCTATGAGGAACGCAAGATCGCCGTCGCGCCGGGCGGTGGTGAGGTGTACGCCCTCGCCATCGATCCCGAACTGGCCCTTCTGGACTACCTCCAGATGTTCTACAAACTGGGGGGCGCCGGACGGGCCCTGAAGAAGCTGGGCGCCATCGACTTCGCCACCACCATCGCGCCCGGCCTGAGGGACGTGCTCCTCACCGGCAAGGCGTGCGAGGCGGTCCGGCGCAAGGACAGGAGCGGACGGTTCGTGTACGACTACGTCGTCATGGACGCGCCGCCCACGGGCCGGGTCACCCGCTTCCTCAACGTCAACGACGAGGTCGCGGGGCTGGCCAAGATCGGCCCGATACACAATCAGGCACAGGCCGTGATGAGGGTGCTGAAGTCACCGGAGACGGCCGTGCACCTGGTGACGCTGCTGGAGGAGATGCCGGTCCAGGAGACCGCGGACGGCATCGCCGAGCTGCGGGCGGCGAAGCTGCCGGTCGGCCGGGTCGTCGTCAACATGGTGCGGCCCGAGGTGTTGGACGCGGACGGGCTGGAACTCGTACGAACCGTGACACGTTCGTCCATTGCGCGGTCGCTGTCCGCGGCCGGGCTGGGCGGGGCGCGGCGCGGCGGACACGCCGAGCGGCTGGTGGACCCGCTCCTGCAGCAGGCCGAGGAGTACGCCGAGCGGCACGCGCTGGAGCAGGAGCAGCGCGCGGTCCTGGGCCAGCTGGGCCTGCCGTTGCACGAACTGCCGCTGCTCGCCGAGGGAATGGATCTGGCGGGCCTGTACCAACTCGCCACCGAGCTGCGTGAGCAGCAGATCGCATGA
- a CDS encoding DUF4177 domain-containing protein, whose amino-acid sequence MTKWEYATVPLLVHATKQILDTWGEDGWELVQVVPGPNNPEQLVAYLKRAKA is encoded by the coding sequence ATGACCAAGTGGGAATACGCAACCGTGCCGCTGCTCGTCCATGCCACGAAGCAGATTCTGGACACCTGGGGCGAGGACGGCTGGGAGCTCGTCCAGGTCGTGCCCGGGCCGAACAACCCCGAGCAGCTCGTGGCCTACCTGAAGCGGGCCAAGGCGTGA
- a CDS encoding GatB/YqeY domain-containing protein: MTTLKSKLQEDLNAAIKERDELRSSTLRLTLAAITKEEVAGKEKRELSDDEVQKVITREAKKRREAADAFAQGGRAESAEREKAEGEVLAGYLPKQLGDDELNDIVAQAVEEAKAAGAEGPRAMGAVMKIVNPKVAGQAEGGRVAAIVKKLLAG, translated from the coding sequence ATGACCACGCTCAAGTCGAAGCTGCAGGAAGACCTCAACGCCGCGATCAAGGAGCGCGACGAGCTCCGCTCCTCGACGCTACGGCTGACGCTCGCCGCGATCACCAAGGAGGAGGTCGCGGGCAAGGAGAAGCGCGAGCTCTCCGACGACGAGGTGCAGAAGGTGATCACCCGTGAGGCGAAGAAGCGCCGGGAGGCGGCCGATGCCTTCGCGCAGGGCGGTCGCGCCGAGTCCGCCGAGCGGGAGAAGGCGGAGGGCGAGGTGCTCGCCGGGTACCTGCCGAAGCAGCTCGGCGACGACGAGCTGAACGACATCGTCGCGCAGGCCGTCGAGGAGGCGAAGGCGGCGGGCGCCGAGGGGCCGCGGGCCATGGGCGCCGTCATGAAGATCGTGAACCCGAAGGTGGCGGGGCAGGCGGAGGGCGGCCGCGTCGCCGCGATCGTGAAGAAGCTGCTCGCGGGCTGA
- the wblA gene encoding transcriptional regulator WblA, producing the protein MGWVTDWSAQAACRTTDPDELFVQGAAQNRAKAVCTGCPVRTECLADALDNRVEFGVWGGMTERERRALLRRRPTVTSWRRLLETARSEYERGAGIVSLDDDEMYENYAAVS; encoded by the coding sequence ATGGGCTGGGTTACCGACTGGAGTGCGCAGGCCGCCTGCCGCACTACCGATCCGGATGAACTGTTCGTTCAGGGAGCAGCGCAGAACAGGGCCAAGGCGGTGTGCACCGGATGCCCGGTACGCACCGAATGTCTGGCCGACGCGCTCGACAACCGCGTCGAGTTCGGCGTGTGGGGAGGCATGACGGAGCGCGAGCGCCGCGCCCTGCTGCGCAGGCGGCCGACCGTCACCTCGTGGCGCCGGCTCCTTGAGACCGCGCGGTCGGAGTACGAGCGCGGCGCGGGCATCGTGTCGCTCGACGACGACGAGATGTACGAGAACTACGCGGCGGTGAGCTGA
- a CDS encoding transglycosylase domain-containing protein: MPNKRSGGGLSATQQAAKFLGVSVLSGAVLAGIALPAFGALGLAAKGSVESFDELPANLKTPPLSQRTTILDAKGSQIAQVYSRDRTVVDLKNVSPYMQKAIVAIEDSRFYQHGAIDLKGVLRALNKNVQSSGVSQGASTLTQQYVKNVFVEEAGDDPTKVAQATQQTIGRKIKELKYAIQVEEELGKKKILENYLNITFFGEQAYGVEAASQRYFSKHAKDLTLPQAALLAGIVQSPSRYDPVNDATEATKRRNTVLQRMAEVGDISEAEAAKAQKTPLGLKVTQPKNGCITAVRGASFFCKYVERVFLSDPVFGKTKEARAKLWNQGGLTIRTTLDPQSQKSVQDSLKKHVYKSDKVAAAATLVEPGTGKILGMGQSKPYGYGKNETEYNYSVNASMGGSNFGFPTGSTFKPFVAAAAIEEGRPANQTYSAPYEMQYPATVQTCSGSPWRNDGGYKLENESESEKGPYDLQTAMAKSVNTYFVQMLADIGMCPVVKMTNALGVVQGNGDKVPEVPSSMTLGSTGLSPLTMASAYAAFASRGMYCTPIAIESIAQTVNGKKKSLEVPKSTCSRAMSEKTADTINTLLSGVIDSGTGQQAGLSGRANAGKTGTTDSRKNAWFVGYTPNLSGAVWVGSATQKVQMTNIYIGGVYHPQVYGGDTPGPIWRDAMNGALENKDAPNFNIVSIPRSNQDRGDDNDDNGDDNNNGNDGGNNGFIGGLFDGGTSNGTSTDGGSSSTGGDTSTDFGNLFQGNGNGNGNGGGRG, translated from the coding sequence ATGCCAAACAAGCGCTCGGGCGGTGGCCTGTCCGCCACGCAGCAGGCCGCCAAGTTCCTCGGTGTCAGTGTGCTCTCCGGAGCCGTGCTGGCGGGCATCGCGCTGCCCGCCTTCGGCGCCCTGGGGCTGGCCGCCAAGGGGTCGGTCGAGTCGTTCGACGAGCTCCCGGCCAACCTGAAGACACCGCCGCTGAGCCAGCGCACCACGATCCTGGACGCCAAGGGCTCCCAGATCGCCCAGGTCTACTCCCGTGACCGCACGGTCGTCGACCTCAAGAACGTCTCGCCGTACATGCAGAAGGCGATCGTCGCGATCGAGGACTCGCGCTTCTACCAGCACGGCGCGATCGACCTGAAGGGCGTCCTGCGCGCCCTCAACAAGAACGTGCAGAGCAGCGGCGTCTCCCAGGGCGCCTCGACGCTCACACAGCAGTATGTGAAGAACGTCTTCGTGGAGGAGGCCGGCGACGACCCGACGAAGGTCGCGCAGGCCACCCAGCAGACCATCGGCCGCAAGATCAAGGAGCTGAAGTACGCGATCCAGGTCGAGGAGGAGCTCGGCAAGAAGAAGATCCTCGAGAACTACCTGAACATCACGTTCTTCGGCGAGCAGGCCTACGGCGTCGAGGCGGCCTCGCAGCGCTACTTCTCCAAGCACGCCAAGGACCTCACCCTCCCCCAGGCGGCGCTGCTGGCCGGCATCGTCCAGTCCCCGAGCCGCTACGACCCGGTCAACGACGCGACCGAGGCCACCAAGCGCCGTAACACCGTGCTCCAGCGCATGGCCGAGGTCGGCGACATCTCCGAGGCCGAGGCGGCCAAGGCGCAGAAGACCCCGTTGGGCCTGAAGGTCACCCAGCCGAAGAACGGCTGCATCACCGCCGTCCGCGGCGCCAGCTTCTTCTGCAAGTACGTCGAGCGCGTCTTCCTCAGCGACCCGGTCTTCGGCAAGACGAAGGAGGCACGGGCCAAGCTCTGGAACCAGGGCGGTCTGACCATCCGGACCACCCTCGACCCGCAGTCCCAGAAGTCCGTGCAGGACAGCCTGAAGAAGCACGTCTACAAGTCGGACAAGGTCGCCGCCGCCGCCACGCTCGTCGAGCCCGGCACCGGCAAGATCCTCGGAATGGGCCAGTCCAAGCCGTACGGCTACGGCAAGAACGAGACCGAGTACAACTACTCCGTCAACGCCTCCATGGGCGGCTCGAACTTCGGCTTCCCGACCGGTTCGACGTTCAAGCCGTTCGTGGCCGCCGCAGCGATCGAGGAGGGCCGCCCGGCCAACCAGACGTACTCGGCGCCGTACGAGATGCAGTACCCGGCCACGGTCCAGACCTGCAGCGGCAGCCCCTGGAGGAACGACGGCGGCTACAAGCTGGAGAACGAGAGCGAGTCCGAGAAGGGCCCGTACGACCTGCAGACCGCCATGGCGAAGTCGGTCAACACCTACTTCGTGCAGATGCTCGCCGACATCGGCATGTGCCCCGTGGTGAAGATGACCAACGCGCTCGGCGTGGTCCAGGGCAACGGCGACAAGGTCCCCGAGGTGCCGTCGTCGATGACCCTCGGTTCGACCGGTCTCTCCCCTCTCACCATGGCCAGCGCGTACGCCGCCTTCGCCAGCCGGGGCATGTACTGCACCCCGATCGCCATCGAGTCGATCGCCCAGACCGTCAACGGCAAGAAGAAGTCGCTGGAGGTCCCGAAGTCGACCTGCTCGCGGGCGATGAGCGAGAAGACCGCGGACACCATCAACACCCTGCTCAGCGGTGTGATCGACTCCGGTACGGGCCAGCAGGCCGGCCTCTCCGGCCGCGCCAACGCCGGTAAGACCGGTACGACGGACTCCCGCAAGAACGCCTGGTTCGTCGGCTACACCCCGAACCTCTCGGGCGCCGTCTGGGTCGGCAGCGCCACCCAGAAGGTCCAGATGACCAACATCTACATCGGTGGCGTCTACCACCCCCAGGTGTACGGCGGTGACACCCCCGGCCCGATCTGGCGCGACGCGATGAACGGCGCCCTGGAGAACAAGGACGCCCCGAACTTCAACATCGTCTCCATCCCGCGCAGCAACCAGGACCGGGGCGACGACAACGACGACAACGGGGACGACAACAACAACGGGAACGACGGCGGCAACAACGGCTTCATCGGCGGCCTCTTCGACGGCGGCACGTCCAACGGCACGTCGACCGACGGCGGCTCCTCGTCGACCGGCGGCGACACCTCGACGGACTTCGGCAACCTGTTCCAGGGGAACGGCAACGGGAACGGGAACGGGGGCGGAAGGGGCTGA
- a CDS encoding MBL fold metallo-hydrolase — MTDAAALPGQPRGGDLSGPATARAVNVLAPNASAMTLDGTNTWIVSEPDSELAVVIDPGPLDEGHLRAVLDTAEQAGKRVGLTLLTHGHPDHAEGAVRFAELTGTRVRALDPALRLGDEGLAAGDVITLGGLELRVVPTPGHTADSLCFHLPADGAVLTGDTILGRGTTVVAHPDGRLGDYLDSLRRLRSLTVDDGVHTVLPGHGPVLEDAQGAVEFYLAHRAHRLAQVETAVEDGFSSSADVVAHVYADVDRSLWPAAELSVRAQMEYLQDHGLI, encoded by the coding sequence ATGACTGACGCAGCAGCCCTCCCCGGCCAGCCCCGCGGCGGTGACCTGAGCGGACCGGCCACCGCGCGCGCGGTCAACGTCCTCGCGCCCAACGCCTCCGCGATGACCCTGGACGGCACCAACACCTGGATCGTCTCCGAGCCCGACTCCGAGCTGGCGGTCGTGATCGACCCGGGCCCGCTGGACGAGGGCCATCTGCGGGCGGTCCTCGACACCGCCGAGCAGGCCGGCAAGCGTGTCGGCCTGACCCTGCTGACCCACGGCCACCCGGACCACGCCGAGGGCGCCGTCCGCTTCGCCGAACTGACCGGTACGCGCGTGCGTGCCCTGGACCCGGCGCTGCGGCTGGGCGACGAGGGCCTGGCCGCCGGGGACGTGATCACGCTGGGCGGTCTGGAGCTGCGGGTCGTGCCCACGCCCGGCCACACCGCCGACTCGCTCTGCTTCCACCTGCCGGCCGACGGGGCCGTCCTGACCGGTGACACGATCCTGGGCCGCGGCACGACGGTCGTGGCGCACCCCGACGGCCGTCTGGGCGACTATCTGGACTCGCTGAGGCGCCTGAGGTCCCTCACGGTCGACGACGGCGTCCACACGGTCCTCCCGGGCCACGGCCCCGTCCTGGAGGACGCCCAGGGCGCCGTCGAGTTCTACCTCGCCCACCGCGCCCACCGCCTCGCCCAGGTCGAGACGGCCGTCGAGGACGGCTTCAGCAGTTCCGCGGACGTCGTCGCCCATGTGTACGCCGACGTCGACCGTTCCCTGTGGCCGGCGGCGGAACTCTCCGTGCGGGCTCAGATGGAGTATCTGCAGGACCACGGGCTCATCTAG
- a CDS encoding ArsA family ATPase produces the protein MSRDQGQAQHRLSPARVLDLDPLLDDPATRIVVCCGSGGVGKTTTAAALGLRAAERGRKVVVLTIDPARRLAQSMGIDSLDNTPRRVKGVEGDGGELHAMMLDMKRTFDEIVEAHADPERAAAILSNPFYQSLSAGFAGTQEYMAMEKLGQLRARDEWDLIVVDTPPSRSALDFLDAPKRLGSFLDGKLIRVLLAPAKVGGRAGMKFLNVGMSMMTGALGKLLGGQLLKDVQTFVAAMDSMFGGFRTRADATYKLLQAPGTAFLVVAAPERDALREAAYFVERLAAESMPLAGLVLNRVHGSGAAQLSAERALAAAENLDLADGPDDTPVDPPAVENLGEPRIVDQDGGKAGLRNSPDTYGSSEPPATDPGSGSPDADQLTAGLLRLHAERMHLLSREQRTRDRFTALHPEVAVAEVAALPGDVHDLTGLRDIGSRLAANRPELPETTDV, from the coding sequence ATGAGTCGGGACCAGGGCCAGGCACAGCACCGGCTCTCCCCCGCGCGCGTGCTCGATCTCGACCCGCTGCTGGACGACCCGGCGACGCGGATCGTGGTGTGCTGCGGTTCGGGCGGCGTCGGCAAGACGACGACGGCGGCGGCGCTCGGCCTGCGGGCGGCCGAGCGGGGCCGCAAGGTGGTGGTGCTCACCATCGACCCGGCGCGCCGGCTCGCCCAGTCCATGGGCATCGACTCCCTCGACAACACTCCGCGCCGGGTGAAGGGCGTCGAGGGGGACGGCGGCGAACTGCACGCGATGATGCTCGACATGAAGCGCACGTTCGACGAGATCGTCGAGGCGCACGCGGATCCGGAGCGGGCGGCGGCGATCCTGTCGAACCCCTTCTACCAGTCGCTCTCCGCCGGTTTCGCCGGCACGCAGGAGTACATGGCGATGGAGAAGTTGGGCCAGCTCCGTGCCCGGGACGAGTGGGACCTGATCGTCGTCGACACGCCTCCGTCCCGTTCCGCGCTGGACTTCCTGGACGCGCCGAAGCGGCTCGGTTCGTTCCTGGACGGCAAGCTGATCCGTGTGCTGCTGGCACCCGCGAAGGTCGGCGGGCGCGCGGGGATGAAGTTCCTGAACGTCGGGATGTCGATGATGACCGGCGCGCTCGGCAAGCTGCTGGGCGGGCAACTGCTGAAGGACGTGCAGACGTTCGTGGCGGCGATGGACTCGATGTTCGGCGGGTTCCGCACACGCGCGGACGCCACGTACAAACTGCTCCAGGCGCCGGGGACGGCGTTCCTGGTGGTGGCGGCTCCCGAGCGGGACGCACTGCGGGAGGCCGCGTACTTCGTGGAGCGGCTGGCCGCGGAGAGCATGCCGCTGGCCGGCCTGGTGCTCAACCGGGTCCACGGCAGCGGCGCCGCCCAGCTCTCCGCCGAGCGGGCGCTGGCCGCAGCGGAGAATCTCGACCTGGCCGACGGCCCGGACGACACCCCGGTCGATCCCCCCGCGGTGGAAAATCTTGGAGAGCCCCGCATTGTGGATCAGGACGGCGGGAAAGCTGGACTTCGTAACTCTCCCGACACGTACGGCAGTTCTGAACCTCCAGCAACCGATCCCGGGTCCGGCTCCCCCGACGCCGATCAGCTCACCGCAGGCCTGCTCCGGCTGCACGCCGAGCGGATGCACCTGCTCTCCCGGGAGCAACGCACGCGCGACCGCTTCACCGCGCTCCACCCGGAGGTCGCGGTGGCCGAAGTGGCGGCGCTGCCGGGCGACGTACACGATCTGACGGGACTGCGCGACATTGGCAGTCGGCTCGCGGCCAACCGACCGGAGCTGCCCGAGACCACCGACGTCTGA
- a CDS encoding RidA family protein → MSAVEARLAELGLTLPAVVPPLAAYQPAVQSGPYVFTAGQLPMVDGKLPVTGKVGAEVTPEEAKELARTCALNALAAVKSVAGDLDRVARVVKVVGFVASASDFTGQPAVLNGASELLGEVLGDKGVHARSAVGVAVLPLDAPVEVEIQVELVP, encoded by the coding sequence GTGAGCGCGGTCGAGGCGCGCCTCGCCGAGCTGGGCCTGACCCTGCCGGCCGTGGTGCCGCCGCTCGCGGCCTACCAGCCGGCCGTGCAGTCGGGGCCGTACGTGTTCACCGCAGGTCAGCTGCCCATGGTGGACGGCAAGCTGCCGGTCACCGGCAAGGTCGGCGCCGAGGTCACCCCCGAGGAGGCCAAGGAGCTGGCTCGTACGTGCGCCCTGAACGCCCTGGCCGCCGTGAAGTCGGTGGCGGGTGATCTGGACCGCGTCGCGCGCGTGGTGAAGGTCGTCGGCTTCGTCGCCTCGGCGTCGGACTTCACCGGCCAGCCCGCCGTCCTCAACGGCGCGAGCGAGCTGCTCGGCGAGGTCCTCGGCGACAAGGGCGTGCACGCGCGCAGCGCGGTCGGTGTCGCGGTGCTGCCGCTGGACGCCCCGGTCGAGGTCGAGATCCAGGTCGAGCTCGTTCCGTAA
- a CDS encoding NUDIX hydrolase, giving the protein MANGQWFPSDWPERIRALADGTLTPVTPRRAATVMLVKDGAAGPFVHMLRRRASMAFAGGAYAYPGGGVDPRDDERLVRWAGPTRAWWAKRLGVDEAAAQAIVCAAVRETYEEAGVLLAGPDPVSVVGDTTGADWEADRAAVAARELSFAEFLDRRGLVLRSDLLGAWTRWITPEFESRRYDTWFFVAALPEGQRTRNASTEADRTVWIRPQEAAAGYDRGELTMMPPTIATLRQLMPYATAAEALAAAPGRDLAPVLAEARLTGDEIVLTWPGHGEFTKHIPIPAGGGPA; this is encoded by the coding sequence ATGGCGAATGGGCAGTGGTTCCCCTCGGACTGGCCGGAACGCATCCGCGCGCTCGCGGACGGGACGCTCACGCCCGTGACGCCCCGGCGCGCGGCCACCGTCATGCTCGTGAAGGACGGCGCGGCCGGCCCCTTCGTCCACATGCTGCGCAGACGCGCCTCCATGGCCTTCGCCGGAGGCGCGTACGCGTATCCCGGCGGCGGTGTCGACCCGCGTGACGACGAGCGTCTGGTGCGCTGGGCGGGCCCCACGCGCGCGTGGTGGGCCAAGCGGCTCGGCGTCGACGAGGCGGCGGCCCAGGCGATCGTCTGCGCGGCCGTACGGGAGACGTACGAGGAGGCGGGCGTCCTGCTCGCGGGGCCGGACCCGGTGTCGGTCGTCGGTGACACGACCGGCGCCGACTGGGAGGCGGACCGCGCCGCCGTGGCCGCCCGTGAACTGTCCTTCGCCGAGTTCCTGGACCGCCGCGGGCTCGTCCTGCGCTCCGACCTGCTCGGCGCCTGGACCCGCTGGATCACCCCCGAGTTCGAGTCGCGCCGCTACGACACCTGGTTCTTCGTGGCCGCGCTCCCCGAGGGCCAGCGCACCCGCAACGCCTCCACGGAGGCGGACCGCACGGTGTGGATCCGCCCGCAGGAGGCGGCCGCCGGGTACGACCGGGGCGAGCTGACGATGATGCCGCCCACGATCGCGACCCTGCGCCAGCTCATGCCGTACGCCACCGCAGCCGAGGCGCTCGCCGCCGCTCCCGGCCGCGATCTGGCCCCCGTCCTGGCCGAGGCACGGCTCACCGGCGACGAGATCGTCCTGACCTGGCCGGGCCACGGTGAGTTCACCAAGCACATCCCGATCCCCGCCGGTGGAGGCCCCGCATGA